From Serinicoccus profundi, the proteins below share one genomic window:
- a CDS encoding acVLRF1 family peptidyl-tRNA hydrolase, with protein sequence MVSTHLVDVAPERLAGWVERFVASHGPVSWSVAEAEVEGAAGSVPGWRGLAADGSWAALRSWRPAEGAGEPGPVPGWEVPPGLLVVLVRRGGYAVAVVAEDGSLVRHKVGTRHVQSRTAAGGWSQQRFARRRGNQADALVEAVAGHTARVLGEAEEMTTAASVALGGLVVGGDRTLAEAALQELPAARSSVRELPRRELWDLPDPRRTVLDDAVRRGRAVRVVVHNA encoded by the coding sequence ATGGTCTCGACCCACCTCGTCGACGTCGCTCCCGAGCGGCTCGCGGGGTGGGTCGAGCGGTTCGTGGCCTCGCACGGGCCGGTGAGCTGGTCGGTCGCCGAGGCTGAGGTCGAGGGGGCCGCGGGGTCTGTGCCGGGCTGGCGTGGTCTGGCGGCCGACGGCTCGTGGGCGGCCCTGCGCTCGTGGCGACCGGCCGAGGGGGCGGGGGAGCCCGGCCCGGTGCCGGGGTGGGAGGTGCCGCCCGGCCTGCTCGTGGTGCTCGTGCGTCGTGGGGGGTATGCCGTCGCTGTCGTCGCCGAGGACGGCTCGCTCGTGCGGCACAAGGTCGGCACCCGGCATGTGCAGTCACGCACCGCTGCCGGTGGCTGGAGCCAGCAGCGGTTCGCCCGCCGACGGGGCAACCAGGCCGACGCCCTGGTCGAGGCGGTCGCGGGGCATACCGCTCGGGTGCTGGGGGAGGCAGAGGAGATGACCACGGCGGCTTCCGTGGCGCTCGGGGGCCTCGTCGTCGGCGGCGACCGCACGCTGGCCGAGGCCGCCCTGCAGGAGCTGCCTGCCGCACGGTCGTCCGTCCGAGAGCTGCCCCGCCGTGAGCTGTGGGACCTGCCGGACCCGCGACGCACGGTTCTGGACGACGCCGTGCGCCGCGGGCGCGCAGTGCGGGTCGTGGTCCACAACGCCTGA
- a CDS encoding SURF1 family protein: protein MWQVLRRPRWLGYLALAVVFAVTTAGLGLWQWNRHEDRVERRAVVEANYGGAPVPIDGVLGTDTPPQEGERWSRVEVTGRYLPEEQHLVRNRPYAGVYGYEVVVPLELADGTAVAVDRGWVRNAPTAEQLPEVPDAPTGEVTVTGWVQPSEPSLGREPVEGQLASISIEDLTRATSLDLRAGYLVLQSEAPAPPTRPTPLAAPDTGLGSHLAYALQWWLTVPVGLVLVLVMARREAQDEGLASTPDAPTGRPGRPPGPRKPRKVRIWDEEDG, encoded by the coding sequence GTGTGGCAGGTCCTGCGCCGGCCGCGATGGCTCGGCTATCTCGCGCTCGCCGTCGTCTTCGCGGTGACCACGGCCGGCCTCGGTCTGTGGCAGTGGAACCGGCACGAGGACAGGGTGGAGCGACGGGCGGTCGTCGAGGCCAACTACGGCGGGGCGCCGGTGCCGATCGACGGGGTGCTGGGGACGGACACCCCGCCGCAGGAGGGCGAGCGGTGGAGCCGCGTCGAGGTGACCGGCCGCTATCTCCCCGAGGAGCAGCACCTCGTCCGCAACCGCCCGTACGCAGGGGTCTATGGCTACGAGGTCGTGGTGCCGCTGGAGCTGGCGGACGGCACCGCCGTCGCGGTCGACCGGGGCTGGGTGCGCAACGCCCCGACGGCCGAGCAGCTGCCCGAGGTGCCCGACGCGCCGACGGGTGAGGTCACGGTGACCGGGTGGGTGCAGCCCTCGGAGCCCTCCCTGGGCCGGGAGCCGGTGGAGGGCCAGCTCGCCTCGATCAGCATCGAGGACCTGACCCGCGCCACCTCGCTCGACCTACGCGCGGGCTATCTCGTGCTCCAGTCGGAGGCGCCCGCGCCGCCGACGCGGCCCACCCCGCTGGCTGCGCCCGACACGGGCCTCGGCTCGCACCTCGCCTACGCGTTGCAGTGGTGGCTCACCGTGCCCGTCGGTCTGGTCCTGGTGCTCGTCATGGCGCGTCGCGAGGCGCAGGACGAGGGACTGGCGTCCACCCCGGACGCGCCCACCGGGAGACCCGGTCGGCCGCCCGGTCCACGCAAGCCTCGCAAGGTGCGCATCTGGGACGAGGAGGACGGCTGA
- a CDS encoding DUF3099 domain-containing protein: MPTSSAPRAGARRPAQAVTSARRSVEEDRRRRMWQYLTAMGIRTASFPIAVWAFTTQRYAIAWVAVALAVVIPAFAVMVANAVDQRRGPATTPQAPTRGLGTGPATSTPTDGSRSGAVISGTVVSDRHTPNGPDAS; encoded by the coding sequence GTGCCCACCTCCTCCGCCCCCCGTGCCGGAGCGCGTCGCCCCGCGCAGGCGGTGACGAGCGCGCGCCGCTCGGTCGAGGAGGACCGTCGCCGTCGGATGTGGCAGTACCTCACGGCCATGGGGATCCGCACCGCCTCGTTCCCGATCGCGGTCTGGGCGTTCACCACGCAGCGGTATGCCATCGCCTGGGTCGCCGTCGCCCTCGCCGTCGTGATCCCCGCCTTCGCGGTCATGGTCGCCAACGCCGTGGACCAGCGCCGGGGCCCCGCCACCACTCCCCAGGCGCCCACGCGGGGCCTGGGGACCGGCCCCGCGACGTCCACGCCCACCGACGGCTCGCGCAGCGGCGCGGTCATCTCCGGCACCGTGGTGAGCGACCGGCATACCCCGAACGGCCCCGACGCGTCGTGA
- a CDS encoding ABC transporter ATP-binding protein, with protein MRGGTFRSFAKDRDVADHKIGRETALRVASYGLPFVAKIAVYLVLTVLAGALVTAMPLLLGRIIDDGVDVGDRDLVIRLSLVVAALAVLEAVVTVLSRWFGSRIGEGLIYNLRREVFSHVLRQPIAFFTRAQTGALVSRLNSDVIGAQTAFTSILSGFVSSLVQLVLILVALFSMSWQITLLALLLVPLFIVPARFMGARLSTLTRRQMGLNADMQARMTERFNVGGALLVRLFGRPATEDAEYAERAAGVRDSGISIAVNRVFFTAALGLVAALATALVYGMGGVMVVAGTLTTGTLVAMSTLLTRMYAPLTALSNVRVDIMTALVSFERIFEVLDLRPLVREADEPRDLPSGPVSVELSGVSFSYPDADEVSIASLEQRPEAEVTDGHRVLADVSAEVPAGSMVALVGPSGAGKSTLTTLVSRLYDPSAGTVRIGGVDLREASLDSLRETVGVVTQEAHMFNDTVRANLLYARPEADDAQIWRALEGARIADLVRRLPGGLDTVVGDRGHRLSGGEKQRLAIARLLLKSPAVVVLDEATAHLDSESEAAVQRALDEALSGRTSLVIAHRLSTVRDADQILVLERGEIVQRGTHQELLAEGGLYAALYRTQFRD; from the coding sequence ATGCGTGGCGGGACGTTCCGCAGCTTCGCCAAGGACCGCGATGTCGCCGACCACAAGATCGGCCGGGAGACGGCCCTGCGGGTCGCCTCCTACGGCCTCCCCTTCGTCGCCAAGATCGCGGTCTACCTCGTCCTGACGGTGCTCGCCGGGGCCCTCGTCACCGCGATGCCGCTGCTGCTCGGACGCATCATCGACGACGGCGTCGACGTCGGGGACCGTGACCTCGTCATCCGGCTGTCGCTCGTCGTGGCCGCGCTGGCGGTGCTCGAGGCGGTCGTCACCGTCCTGAGCCGGTGGTTCGGCTCCCGCATCGGTGAAGGACTGATCTACAACCTGCGCCGCGAGGTCTTCAGCCACGTCCTGCGCCAGCCCATCGCCTTCTTCACCCGCGCCCAGACCGGTGCGCTGGTCTCCCGCCTCAACAGCGACGTCATCGGGGCGCAGACCGCCTTCACCTCGATCCTGTCCGGCTTCGTCAGCAGCCTCGTGCAGCTCGTGCTCATCCTCGTCGCACTCTTCTCGATGAGCTGGCAGATCACCCTGCTGGCGCTGCTCCTGGTGCCGTTGTTCATCGTGCCCGCCCGCTTCATGGGGGCCCGGCTCTCCACCCTGACGCGCCGCCAGATGGGTCTCAACGCCGACATGCAGGCGCGGATGACCGAGCGGTTCAACGTCGGCGGGGCCCTGCTGGTGCGCCTCTTCGGACGCCCGGCGACCGAGGACGCGGAGTATGCCGAGCGTGCGGCCGGGGTGCGCGACTCCGGAATCTCCATCGCGGTCAACCGGGTCTTCTTCACGGCGGCGCTCGGCCTCGTCGCGGCCCTCGCGACCGCGCTCGTCTACGGCATGGGTGGCGTGATGGTGGTGGCCGGCACGCTCACCACCGGCACCCTGGTCGCGATGTCGACCCTGCTGACCCGGATGTATGCACCGTTGACCGCGCTCTCCAACGTGCGGGTGGACATCATGACGGCCCTGGTGAGCTTCGAGCGGATCTTCGAGGTCCTGGACCTGCGACCCCTGGTCCGGGAGGCCGACGAGCCCCGCGACCTGCCCTCCGGGCCGGTGTCGGTGGAGCTGTCCGGAGTGAGCTTCTCCTACCCCGACGCCGACGAGGTGTCGATCGCGAGCCTGGAGCAGCGACCGGAGGCCGAGGTCACGGACGGCCACCGGGTGCTGGCCGACGTCAGCGCCGAGGTGCCCGCAGGGTCGATGGTGGCTCTGGTCGGCCCGTCGGGTGCGGGCAAGTCGACCTTGACGACGCTGGTGAGCCGGCTCTACGACCCGTCGGCCGGCACGGTCCGCATCGGGGGGGTGGACCTGCGGGAAGCCTCGCTCGACTCGCTGCGCGAGACCGTGGGCGTCGTGACCCAGGAGGCGCACATGTTCAACGACACCGTGCGCGCCAACCTGCTCTATGCCCGGCCCGAGGCGGACGACGCCCAGATCTGGCGGGCGCTGGAAGGGGCCAGGATCGCCGACCTCGTGCGTCGCCTGCCCGGCGGGCTGGACACCGTCGTCGGCGACCGGGGACACCGGCTCTCCGGCGGGGAGAAGCAGCGTCTGGCCATCGCCCGACTGCTGCTGAAGTCACCGGCGGTCGTCGTGCTCGACGAGGCCACCGCCCACCTCGACAGCGAGTCCGAGGCGGCCGTGCAGCGCGCTCTCGACGAGGCGCTCTCCGGCAGGACCTCCCTCGTCATCGCCCACCGGCTGTCGACGGTGCGCGACGCCGACCAGATCCTCGTGCTCGAGCGCGGCGAGATCGTCCAGCGAGGAACCCATCAGGAGCTGCTCGCCGAGGGTGGCCTCTACGCCGCGCTCTACCGCACGCAGTTCCGCGACTGA
- a CDS encoding SufS family cysteine desulfurase, which translates to MPNGRPVAQPLSGVEIARIRADFPLLGRTVRDGRPLVYLDSGATSQKPRVVLDAEREFYERHNAAVHRGAHQLAEEATDAFEGARARVAGFLGADAGEVVFTKNGTEGLNLLAYAFSNASAPGALDGAEEAWAQRLRIGPGDEVVVTEMEHHANLVPWQELCRRTGATLRWIGVSDDGELDVDTLDDVVGERTRVVALTHVSNVLGTLNDIGPASPVVQAARDVGAIVVLDACQSAPHLDIRALTAPDSGVDALVFTGHKTLGPSGVGVLWARRGLLEAMPPFLTGGSMIEIVRMEGSTWAPPPAKFEAGVPMAAQAVGLAAGLDYLTEVGLDRVHAHDQQLMRHTLDVLADRPWVRVLGPEDPARRVGAVAFVVDGVHPHDVGQVLDDSGIAVRTGHHCAWPLHRRLRVPASTRASFAVYTGLEEIDAFAQALDRVPDVFGLAG; encoded by the coding sequence ATGCCGAACGGTCGACCGGTGGCGCAGCCGCTGAGCGGGGTGGAGATCGCCCGGATCCGGGCTGACTTCCCGCTGCTCGGGCGGACGGTGCGCGACGGTCGACCGCTCGTCTACCTCGACAGCGGCGCCACGTCGCAGAAGCCGCGCGTGGTCCTCGACGCCGAGCGCGAGTTCTACGAGCGGCACAACGCCGCCGTGCACCGCGGCGCCCACCAGCTCGCCGAGGAGGCGACCGACGCCTTCGAGGGGGCGCGCGCCAGGGTCGCGGGCTTCCTCGGCGCCGACGCCGGTGAGGTCGTCTTCACCAAGAACGGCACCGAGGGGCTCAACCTGCTCGCGTATGCCTTCTCCAACGCGTCGGCGCCCGGCGCGCTGGACGGTGCGGAGGAGGCGTGGGCGCAGCGGCTGCGGATCGGCCCGGGCGACGAGGTCGTGGTGACCGAGATGGAGCACCACGCCAACCTCGTGCCCTGGCAGGAGCTGTGCCGCCGCACCGGGGCGACCCTGCGCTGGATCGGGGTGAGCGACGACGGCGAGCTCGACGTCGACACCCTGGACGACGTCGTGGGGGAGCGCACCCGGGTGGTGGCCCTCACCCATGTCTCCAACGTGCTCGGCACGCTCAACGACATCGGTCCCGCCTCACCCGTCGTGCAGGCGGCGCGCGACGTCGGCGCGATCGTCGTCCTCGACGCCTGCCAGTCCGCGCCGCACCTGGACATCCGAGCACTGACCGCACCGGACTCCGGCGTCGACGCGCTCGTCTTCACCGGCCACAAGACCCTCGGCCCCAGTGGCGTCGGCGTCCTGTGGGCCCGGCGCGGGCTCCTCGAGGCGATGCCGCCCTTCCTCACCGGCGGGTCGATGATCGAGATCGTCCGGATGGAGGGGTCCACCTGGGCACCGCCCCCGGCGAAGTTCGAGGCGGGGGTGCCCATGGCGGCGCAGGCCGTCGGCCTCGCCGCCGGCCTCGACTACCTCACCGAGGTGGGGCTGGACCGCGTGCACGCCCACGACCAGCAGCTCATGCGGCATACCCTCGATGTGCTGGCCGACCGGCCCTGGGTCCGCGTCCTCGGGCCGGAGGACCCGGCGCGACGGGTCGGTGCGGTCGCCTTCGTCGTCGACGGCGTCCACCCCCACGACGTGGGGCAGGTGCTCGACGACTCCGGCATCGCCGTGCGCACCGGGCACCACTGCGCCTGGCCGCTGCACCGCCGCCTGCGCGTGCCCGCCTCGACCCGGGCGAGCTTCGCGGTCTACACCGGCCTGGAGGAGATCGACGCCTTCGCGCAGGCGCTGGACCGGGTGCCCGACGTCTTCGGACTGGCCGGATGA
- a CDS encoding dicarboxylate/amino acid:cation symporter — translation MLSRLRRVSFGTQVLIGLVLGVVLGLVARSTGASADNPTWLSETLAIIGSSFVTLLRTIVPPLVFLAIVSSIANLREVTNAARLAWQTLLWFAITALISVSIGMVLGWVIDPARGAGVTEADAVAPSSTGGWLDFLTGLIPANSLGIYANEGDDGISLNFNVLQILVLAIAVGIAVVKVGKEADPFLAFTRSALSVVQKVLWWVILLAPIATVGLLGNAIVSYGWETIGSLGRFTLAVYVGLLLVVAVLYPVLLRLHGLSIKQFFTGAWPAMQLAFVSRSSIGTLPVTQAVTERNLGVPRAYSSFAVPLGATTKMDGCAAIYPAIAAIFVAQFFGVSLGVTDYLLIAFVSVIGSAATAGVTGATVMLTLTLSTLGLPLEGVGLLLAVDPILDMGRTATNVTGQALIPTIVAKREGILDEDVYNADRKGLPWREEREVEGVPAHA, via the coding sequence GTGTTGTCCCGTCTTCGCCGGGTGTCCTTCGGCACCCAGGTGCTCATCGGCCTCGTGCTCGGTGTCGTGCTGGGCCTCGTCGCCCGGTCCACCGGCGCCAGCGCCGACAACCCCACCTGGCTCTCCGAGACCCTCGCCATCATCGGCTCCTCCTTCGTCACCCTGCTGCGCACCATCGTGCCGCCGCTGGTCTTCCTCGCGATCGTCTCCTCGATCGCCAACCTGCGAGAGGTGACCAACGCCGCCCGCCTCGCCTGGCAGACCCTCCTGTGGTTCGCCATCACGGCGCTGATCTCGGTGTCCATCGGTATGGTCCTCGGCTGGGTCATCGACCCGGCCCGCGGTGCCGGTGTGACCGAGGCCGACGCCGTCGCCCCGTCGAGCACCGGCGGCTGGCTCGACTTCCTCACCGGGCTCATCCCGGCGAACAGCCTGGGCATCTACGCCAACGAGGGCGACGACGGCATCAGCCTCAACTTCAACGTTCTGCAGATCCTCGTCCTGGCCATCGCCGTCGGCATCGCCGTGGTGAAGGTGGGCAAGGAGGCCGACCCGTTCCTGGCCTTCACCCGCTCGGCGCTCTCAGTCGTCCAGAAGGTCCTGTGGTGGGTCATCCTCTTGGCCCCGATCGCGACCGTCGGCCTGCTCGGCAACGCCATCGTGTCCTACGGGTGGGAGACCATCGGGTCGCTGGGCCGCTTCACCCTGGCGGTCTACGTCGGCCTGCTGCTCGTCGTCGCGGTGCTCTACCCGGTGCTGCTGCGCCTGCACGGCCTGTCGATCAAGCAGTTCTTCACCGGCGCCTGGCCGGCCATGCAGCTGGCCTTCGTGTCGCGTTCCTCGATCGGCACCCTGCCGGTCACCCAGGCCGTCACCGAGCGCAACCTCGGCGTGCCCCGTGCCTACTCCAGCTTCGCCGTGCCGCTGGGCGCGACGACCAAGATGGACGGCTGCGCGGCCATCTACCCCGCGATCGCGGCGATCTTCGTGGCGCAGTTCTTCGGCGTCTCCCTCGGGGTGACCGACTACCTGCTCATCGCCTTCGTCTCGGTCATCGGCTCGGCCGCGACCGCCGGCGTCACCGGCGCGACCGTCATGCTCACCCTCACGCTGTCGACCCTGGGTCTGCCGCTGGAGGGCGTGGGTCTGCTGCTGGCCGTCGACCCGATCCTCGACATGGGCCGCACCGCGACCAACGTCACCGGTCAGGCGCTCATCCCGACCATCGTGGCCAAGCGCGAGGGCATCCTCGACGAGGACGTCTACAACGCCGACCGCAAGGGCCTGCCCTGGCGGGAGGAGCGTGAGGTCGAGGGCGTCCCGGCCCACGCCTGA
- a CDS encoding metal-sulfur cluster assembly factor, producing the protein MTTTTPPNVADVEEALRDVVDPELGINVVDLGLVYGVTVDAASHAVIDMTLTSAACPLTDVIEDQVAQSLEGLVTSHRINWVWMPPWGPDKITEDGREQLRALGFNV; encoded by the coding sequence ATGACCACCACCACCCCGCCCAATGTCGCCGATGTCGAAGAGGCCCTGCGCGACGTCGTGGACCCCGAGCTCGGCATCAACGTCGTCGACCTGGGTCTCGTCTACGGCGTCACGGTCGACGCGGCCAGCCACGCCGTCATCGACATGACCCTCACCTCCGCCGCGTGCCCCCTGACGGACGTCATCGAGGACCAGGTCGCGCAGAGCCTGGAGGGCCTGGTCACGAGCCACCGGATCAACTGGGTCTGGATGCCGCCGTGGGGCCCGGACAAGATCACCGAGGACGGCCGCGAGCAGCTGCGTGCCCTCGGCTTCAACGTCTGA
- the fabG gene encoding beta-ketoacyl-ACP reductase, which produces MTNPSTPSAPAPSAAVLVTGGNRGIGLAIARAFADAGDDVVITHRSGEPPEGLRGVRCDVTDSASVDAAFTEAEQILGRPVEVLVANAGITKDTLLMRMTDEEFDAVLDTNLTGAFRCARRASKGMIRARAGRIILISSVVGLYGSPGQTNYAASKAALVGLARSITRELGGRGITANVVAPGFIETEMTEQLPQDRRTAYLAGIPSGRFARPEEVAGVVRFLAGPDAGYISGAVIPVDGGLGMGH; this is translated from the coding sequence GTGACGAATCCCAGCACCCCTTCCGCTCCTGCACCCTCGGCCGCCGTGCTCGTGACCGGCGGCAACCGCGGCATCGGCCTGGCCATCGCCCGCGCCTTCGCCGACGCCGGCGACGACGTCGTCATCACCCATCGCAGCGGCGAGCCGCCCGAGGGGCTGCGCGGCGTGCGCTGCGACGTGACCGACTCGGCCAGCGTGGACGCCGCCTTCACCGAGGCGGAGCAGATCCTCGGCCGCCCGGTGGAGGTGCTCGTCGCCAACGCCGGGATCACCAAGGACACCCTGCTCATGCGGATGACCGACGAGGAGTTCGACGCCGTCCTCGACACGAACCTCACCGGCGCCTTCCGCTGCGCGCGGCGGGCCTCCAAGGGCATGATCCGCGCCCGGGCCGGGCGGATCATCCTCATCTCCTCGGTGGTGGGGCTCTACGGCTCGCCAGGGCAGACCAACTACGCCGCGTCCAAGGCGGCGCTCGTCGGGCTGGCCCGGTCGATCACCCGCGAGCTCGGCGGTCGTGGCATCACCGCCAACGTCGTCGCTCCCGGCTTCATCGAGACCGAGATGACCGAGCAGCTGCCGCAGGACCGCCGCACCGCCTACCTCGCGGGCATCCCCTCGGGTCGCTTCGCCCGGCCCGAGGAGGTCGCCGGGGTCGTGCGCTTCCTCGCCGGCCCCGACGCGGGCTACATCAGCGGCGCGGTGATCCCCGTCGACGGTGGCCTCGGGATGGGCCACTGA
- a CDS encoding neutral zinc metallopeptidase → MTFRENANIGSGRASRGGGGGGGVAVGGGLGALVLALVVMLLGGNPGDVLGGQQGQAPQAENVDLAECQTGADANTDVDCRMKATMVSLEDYWTEVLPDAEPTNAILFSGSVQTQCGSATSAVGPFYCPVDSRIYLDTSFFNQLESQLGADGGNFSQMYVLAHEYGHHVQNYTGALQYSQQDPRGPESGAVRVELQADCFAGAWAGNATQTEDSEGGALLEELSREDIESALSAASAVGDDSIQEKTQGQVAPHTWSHGSSEQRMGWFMRGYESKDANQCDTLNAESVDDFQG, encoded by the coding sequence ATGACCTTCAGGGAGAACGCCAACATCGGCAGCGGGCGCGCCAGCCGCGGCGGTGGTGGCGGTGGTGGTGTCGCGGTCGGCGGCGGGCTGGGCGCGCTGGTGCTCGCCCTGGTCGTCATGCTGCTGGGCGGCAACCCCGGCGACGTGCTGGGTGGGCAGCAGGGCCAGGCCCCGCAGGCCGAGAATGTCGACCTCGCCGAGTGCCAGACGGGCGCGGATGCCAATACCGACGTCGACTGCCGGATGAAGGCGACCATGGTGTCGCTGGAGGACTACTGGACCGAGGTCCTCCCCGACGCCGAGCCCACCAACGCCATCCTCTTCTCCGGCTCCGTCCAGACCCAGTGCGGGTCGGCCACCAGCGCGGTCGGCCCCTTCTACTGCCCGGTGGACAGTCGGATCTACCTCGACACGAGCTTCTTCAACCAGCTCGAGAGCCAGCTCGGGGCCGACGGCGGCAACTTCAGCCAGATGTACGTCCTGGCGCACGAGTACGGCCATCACGTGCAGAACTACACCGGCGCGCTGCAGTACTCCCAGCAGGACCCGCGCGGTCCGGAGTCCGGTGCCGTGCGCGTCGAGCTGCAGGCCGACTGCTTCGCCGGAGCGTGGGCGGGCAACGCCACCCAGACCGAGGACTCCGAGGGAGGTGCCCTGCTGGAGGAGCTGAGCCGCGAGGACATCGAGTCCGCGCTGTCCGCCGCCTCCGCCGTCGGCGACGACAGCATCCAGGAGAAGACCCAGGGCCAGGTCGCACCGCATACCTGGAGCCACGGCAGCTCCGAGCAGCGGATGGGGTGGTTCATGCGCGGGTATGAGTCGAAGGACGCCAACCAGTGCGACACCCTCAACGCCGAGAGCGTCGACGACTTCCAGGGGTGA
- the sufU gene encoding Fe-S cluster assembly sulfur transfer protein SufU has translation MDLYGELILDHAKRPQHAGLREPFDVEVNHVNPTCGDEISLRVHLESVTGGPQDGAQVLRDVSYDALGCSISVASASVLAEECLGRPVADTLQTYRHLHAMLTSRGQDPGDAEQIGDAVAFAGVAKYPARVKCALLPWTAYLDALARAGADISAASERPEGA, from the coding sequence ATGGATCTGTATGGCGAGCTCATCCTCGACCACGCCAAGCGCCCGCAGCACGCCGGGTTGCGGGAGCCCTTCGACGTCGAGGTCAACCACGTCAACCCCACCTGCGGTGACGAGATCAGCCTCCGGGTTCACCTGGAGAGCGTGACCGGCGGCCCGCAGGACGGGGCGCAGGTGCTGCGCGACGTGTCCTACGACGCCCTCGGCTGCTCGATCTCGGTCGCCTCCGCCTCCGTGCTCGCCGAGGAGTGCCTGGGCCGCCCGGTCGCCGACACGCTGCAGACCTACCGCCACCTGCACGCCATGCTCACCAGCCGCGGGCAGGACCCCGGTGACGCCGAGCAGATCGGTGACGCCGTCGCGTTCGCCGGCGTCGCGAAGTACCCCGCCCGGGTGAAGTGCGCGCTGCTGCCCTGGACCGCCTACCTCGACGCCCTCGCGCGCGCCGGTGCGGACATCTCCGCCGCCAGCGAGCGACCCGAGGGCGCCTGA
- a CDS encoding ABC-F family ATP-binding cassette domain-containing protein, giving the protein MISASGVEIRVGSRLLMEDVTFRVGSGDRVGLVGRNGAGKTTLTRMLSGEGQPAAGTITRTGQIGYLPQDPRTGDLEVLGRDRILSARGLDEIIRGLRKAEETMATADDDARERAMTRYTRLEAEFTSRGGYAAESEAASIASSLGLPDRVLGQPLRTLSGGQRRRIELARILFSGADTLLLDEPTNHLDADSVVWLREHLKAHTGGLMVISHDVDLIETVVTKVFYLDANRQVLDVYNMGWKAYLAQREADERRRHRERANTEKKASALLAQADKMRAKATKAVAAQNMARRAERMMAGLEGERQTDKVAKLRFPTPASCGRTPLTAEGLSRSYGSLEIFTDVDLAIDRGSRVVVLGLNGAGKTTLLRLLAGIDDPDTGEVQPGHGLKLGYYAQEHETLDVNRSVLENMKSAAPDLDETETRKVLGSFLFSGDDVDKPAGVLSGGEKTRLALATLVVSAANVLLLDEPTNNLDPASREEVLAALRSYEGAVVLVSHDEGAVQALEPERVLLLPDGVEDLWGRDYEDLIALA; this is encoded by the coding sequence GTGATCAGCGCCTCCGGTGTCGAGATCCGCGTCGGCTCCCGCCTGCTCATGGAGGACGTCACCTTCCGGGTCGGGTCGGGTGACCGCGTGGGTCTGGTGGGCCGCAACGGGGCCGGCAAGACGACGCTCACCCGGATGCTGTCCGGTGAGGGCCAGCCGGCCGCGGGCACGATCACCCGGACCGGCCAGATCGGCTACCTGCCGCAGGACCCGCGCACCGGCGACCTCGAGGTCCTCGGCCGCGACCGGATCCTGTCGGCGCGGGGGCTGGACGAGATCATCCGCGGCCTGCGGAAGGCCGAGGAGACCATGGCCACGGCGGACGACGACGCGCGGGAGCGCGCCATGACGCGGTATACTCGGCTCGAGGCCGAGTTCACCAGCCGGGGCGGGTATGCCGCCGAGTCCGAGGCCGCCTCCATCGCGAGCAGCCTGGGACTGCCGGACCGGGTGCTGGGGCAGCCGCTGCGCACGCTCTCCGGCGGTCAGCGCCGACGGATCGAGCTCGCCCGCATCCTCTTCTCCGGCGCCGACACGCTGCTGCTCGACGAGCCGACCAACCACCTCGACGCCGACTCGGTGGTCTGGCTGCGCGAGCACCTCAAGGCGCACACCGGTGGACTCATGGTCATCTCGCACGACGTCGACCTCATCGAGACCGTCGTTACCAAGGTGTTCTACCTCGACGCCAACCGGCAGGTCCTCGACGTCTACAACATGGGGTGGAAGGCCTACCTCGCCCAGCGCGAGGCCGACGAGCGCCGGCGCCACCGTGAGCGGGCCAACACCGAGAAGAAGGCGTCCGCCCTGCTCGCCCAGGCCGACAAGATGCGGGCCAAGGCGACCAAGGCCGTGGCCGCGCAGAACATGGCCCGGCGCGCCGAGCGGATGATGGCGGGGCTGGAGGGGGAGCGGCAGACGGACAAGGTCGCCAAGCTGCGCTTCCCCACGCCCGCCTCCTGCGGCCGGACGCCGCTCACCGCGGAGGGCCTGTCCCGGTCCTACGGCAGCCTGGAGATCTTCACCGACGTCGACCTGGCGATCGACCGCGGCTCCCGGGTGGTCGTGCTGGGCCTCAACGGTGCCGGCAAGACGACCCTGCTGCGGTTGCTCGCCGGGATCGACGACCCCGACACGGGGGAGGTGCAGCCGGGGCACGGTCTCAAGCTGGGCTACTACGCGCAGGAGCACGAGACCCTCGACGTGAACCGCAGCGTGCTGGAGAACATGAAGTCCGCCGCGCCCGACCTCGACGAGACCGAGACCCGCAAGGTGCTCGGTTCCTTCCTCTTCTCCGGCGACGACGTGGACAAGCCGGCAGGTGTCCTCTCCGGCGGGGAGAAGACGCGCCTGGCCCTGGCGACGCTGGTCGTCTCGGCGGCCAACGTGCTGCTGCTCGACGAGCCCACCAACAACCTCGACCCGGCCTCGCGGGAAGAGGTGCTGGCCGCCCTGCGTTCGTACGAGGGTGCCGTCGTCCTGGTCAGCCACGACGAGGGTGCCGTGCAGGCGCTCGAGCCCGAGCGGGTCCTGCTGCTCCCGGACGGCGTCGAGGACCTCTGGGGACGCGACTACGAGGATCTCATCGCCCTGGCCTGA